The following coding sequences are from one Prochlorococcus sp. MIT 1314 window:
- the coaE gene encoding dephospho-CoA kinase (Dephospho-CoA kinase (CoaE) performs the final step in coenzyme A biosynthesis.) — protein MDILQKSKNNQRRIGLTGGIASGKTTITNYIKKHNKIPILDADNLSRELIKPNTYGYKKILDYFGNKIIDNKNNPERAINRKLLRNIIFKHSESKEWIEKLLHPLIKEKMIEECSRYKNTQTLVLVIPLLFEAKFEDICTEIWLVKCPRETQKKRLMTRDKISEKEAYDSINLQLSFEEKRKFSDIILDNSDDQNKWIKIIRELL, from the coding sequence ATGGATATTCTTCAAAAATCAAAAAACAACCAAAGAAGAATTGGTTTAACAGGAGGCATTGCCAGTGGGAAGACAACCATAACTAATTACATTAAAAAACATAATAAAATTCCAATTTTAGATGCAGATAATTTATCAAGAGAATTAATTAAACCAAACACATATGGATATAAGAAAATTTTAGATTATTTTGGAAATAAAATTATTGATAATAAGAACAATCCAGAAAGAGCAATAAACAGAAAACTTTTAAGGAACATTATTTTTAAACATTCAGAAAGTAAAGAATGGATAGAAAAATTACTTCACCCATTAATTAAAGAAAAAATGATAGAAGAATGCAGTCGTTACAAAAATACTCAAACTTTAGTATTGGTTATTCCATTATTATTTGAAGCAAAATTTGAAGATATTTGCACTGAAATATGGTTAGTTAAATGTCCTAGAGAAACACAAAAAAAAAGACTTATGACACGAGATAAAATTAGCGAAAAAGAAGCATATGACTCCATAAATCTTCAATTAAGTTTTGAAGAAAAAAGAAAATTTTCAGACATTATTTTAGATAATTCAGATGATCAAAATAAATGGATCAAGATAATAAGAGAGCTTCTTTGA
- the ndk gene encoding nucleoside-diphosphate kinase translates to MTRERTFIAIKPDGVQRGYVAEIIGRFEKKGFKLVGLKQLIPSKDLAQNHYGVHRERPFFGDLVDFISSGPVVAMVWEGEGVILSARKLIGATKPLEAEPGTIRGDLAIDIGRNIIHGSDGEDTAKFEIDLWFNDDELCEWETSDSKWRSEN, encoded by the coding sequence ATGACCAGAGAGAGAACCTTTATTGCAATTAAACCAGATGGAGTTCAAAGAGGATATGTTGCTGAGATTATTGGCAGATTTGAAAAAAAAGGATTTAAATTGGTTGGATTAAAGCAATTAATCCCCTCAAAAGATCTTGCTCAAAATCATTATGGTGTACATAGAGAAAGACCCTTTTTTGGCGATTTAGTAGACTTTATTTCAAGTGGTCCTGTTGTAGCAATGGTGTGGGAAGGCGAAGGAGTTATTTTGAGTGCTAGAAAACTAATAGGTGCAACAAAACCTCTTGAAGCTGAGCCTGGAACAATTAGAGGTGATTTAGCTATTGATATTGGGAGGAATATTATTCATGGTTCTGATGGAGAAGATACTGCTAAATTTGAAATTGATCTATGGTTTAACGATGATGAATTATGTGAGTGGGAAACTTCTGATTCGAAATGGCGTTCTGAAAATTAA
- the gatB gene encoding Asp-tRNA(Asn)/Glu-tRNA(Gln) amidotransferase subunit GatB — MNNLESWEAVIGLETHVQLNTKSKIFTSASTAFGDAPNTHIDPVVCGLPGTLPVLNETVLEYAVKTSLALNLNVAEHCKFDRKQYFYPDLPKNYQISQFDEPLAENGWLDVEIIEKNKEPYIKKIGIERLHMEEDAGKLVHSGSDRLAGSKYSLVDYNRAGIALCEIVSKPDIRSGKEASEYASEIRRTVRYLGVSDGNMQEGSLRCDVNISVRKGPNAPFGTKVEIKNMNSFSAIQKACDYEIARQIEVYENGGKIFQETRLWDEAKQLTKSMRMKEGSSDYRYFPDPDLGPIEITKAQKEIWLKELPELPSKKRNKYVNEFGLSAYDARVISDEINMANFFEETVANGADAKLASNWVTSDIVGYLKANKLSFSDLKLSPENLAEMISMISNKTISGKIAKKILPELIQKTISPKKFVEEKGLGMISDSSSILPIIDELITEHPDEVQAFRNGKTKLLGFFVGQLMKRTKGKADPKLANKLLAEKLNS, encoded by the coding sequence ATGAACAATTTGGAATCTTGGGAAGCTGTGATTGGTTTGGAAACTCATGTACAGCTTAATACGAAAAGTAAAATATTCACATCTGCTTCAACAGCTTTTGGTGATGCACCAAATACGCATATAGATCCTGTAGTTTGTGGTTTACCAGGAACTCTCCCAGTTTTGAATGAGACTGTTCTTGAGTATGCTGTTAAAACTTCTCTAGCATTAAATTTAAATGTTGCAGAACATTGTAAATTTGATAGAAAACAATATTTTTATCCTGATCTGCCTAAAAATTATCAAATTTCACAATTTGATGAGCCACTAGCTGAAAATGGCTGGTTAGATGTTGAAATAATTGAAAAGAACAAAGAACCCTATATCAAAAAAATTGGTATAGAAAGGTTACATATGGAAGAAGATGCAGGAAAACTAGTCCATTCAGGTAGTGACAGATTAGCTGGTTCTAAGTATTCTTTAGTTGATTACAATCGTGCCGGAATAGCACTGTGTGAGATTGTAAGTAAACCAGATATTAGATCAGGTAAAGAGGCATCTGAATATGCTTCAGAGATTAGAAGAACAGTTAGATATCTAGGCGTATCAGACGGAAATATGCAAGAGGGTTCATTACGATGTGATGTCAATATTTCAGTGAGAAAAGGACCTAATGCTCCTTTTGGTACCAAAGTGGAAATAAAAAATATGAATTCATTTTCTGCAATTCAAAAGGCTTGTGATTATGAAATAGCAAGACAAATAGAAGTTTATGAAAATGGAGGCAAAATTTTCCAAGAAACAAGGTTATGGGATGAAGCTAAGCAACTAACAAAAAGTATGAGAATGAAAGAAGGCAGTAGTGACTATAGATATTTTCCTGATCCTGACTTAGGCCCAATTGAAATAACAAAAGCCCAAAAAGAAATATGGTTAAAAGAACTTCCAGAATTACCTTCAAAAAAAAGAAATAAATATGTTAATGAATTTGGATTATCTGCATATGATGCAAGGGTAATTTCTGACGAAATTAATATGGCTAACTTTTTTGAAGAAACAGTAGCTAATGGTGCTGATGCCAAGCTAGCTTCAAATTGGGTAACAAGTGATATTGTGGGTTATTTAAAAGCAAATAAACTGAGTTTTAGTGACTTAAAACTTAGTCCTGAAAATCTTGCTGAAATGATTAGCATGATCTCAAATAAAACTATAAGTGGAAAAATTGCAAAGAAAATTTTACCTGAACTAATTCAAAAAACTATTTCTCCGAAAAAATTTGTTGAAGAAAAAGGTTTGGGCATGATATCTGATTCTTCAAGTATTTTACCAATAATCGATGAACTTATAACTGAACATCCAGATGAGGTTCAAGCATTTAGAAATGGTAAAACTAAATTACTTGGTTTTTTTGTTGGTCAACTAATGAAAAGAACAAAAGGTAAAGCTGACCCTAAACTTGCAAATAAACTTCTTGCAGAAAAATTGAATAGCTAA
- a CDS encoding diflavin flavoprotein: MLASAQTSNSKLAQINNKLTVQSQNFADDSCAIRSLDWDRSRFDIEFGLRNGTTYNSFIIRGEKLAIIDTSHAKFEELWFKELLKNVNPQEVNYLITSHTEPDHSGLIGNLLELNQNITVVGSKLALKFIEDQIHIPFKRLEVKSGEFLNLGTNPNSGLEHNIEFISAPNLHWPDTIFSYDHSTHVLYTCDAFGLHYCSDEFYDTDQKEIYDDFRFYYDCLMGPNARSVLQAIKRIDKLPELKTIAVGHGPLLHNQVNFWKGKYLEWSSNKSKGNEFVAVCYISDYGYCDRLSQAISHGISKADAQVQLIDLRSSDPQELTGLISESKAVVIPTWPVDADNELKESLGTLFAALKPKQFTAIYDAFGGNDEPIDSLASKLRELSQKEAFSPLRVKNIPDPIIYQQFEEAGTDLGQLINKKKNIASMKSLDSNLDKALGRLSGGLYVVTASQGEGSTFRQSAMVASWVSQASFSPPGITVAVAKDRAIESYMQVGKGFVVNILREDNYQKMFRHFLKRFAPGADRFAEVDVNSNIAKGGPVISDSLAFLDCKVCSRLETPDHWIIYGIVENGNVSDLSCKTAVHHRKVANHY; the protein is encoded by the coding sequence ATGCTAGCCTCTGCCCAGACAAGTAATTCTAAATTGGCACAAATAAATAACAAGTTGACAGTTCAATCTCAAAACTTCGCTGATGATTCATGTGCCATAAGATCTTTGGACTGGGATCGTAGTAGATTTGATATTGAATTTGGATTAAGAAATGGAACTACTTACAATAGTTTTATAATTAGAGGAGAAAAACTAGCAATTATTGATACTAGTCACGCAAAGTTCGAAGAATTATGGTTTAAGGAATTACTGAAAAATGTAAATCCACAAGAAGTGAATTATCTAATTACAAGCCATACAGAACCTGATCATTCTGGCTTAATAGGTAATCTTTTAGAATTAAACCAAAACATCACAGTAGTAGGATCAAAATTAGCCCTTAAATTTATTGAAGACCAAATACATATTCCTTTTAAGCGTCTAGAGGTTAAGAGTGGAGAGTTTTTAAATCTCGGAACTAATCCTAATAGCGGTTTAGAACATAATATTGAATTTATAAGCGCACCAAATTTACATTGGCCAGATACAATTTTTTCATATGACCACAGCACTCATGTCCTCTACACATGCGATGCATTTGGACTCCATTATTGTTCTGATGAATTTTATGACACCGATCAAAAAGAAATATATGATGATTTCCGTTTTTATTACGATTGCCTAATGGGTCCAAACGCTAGAAGCGTTTTGCAAGCAATTAAAAGAATAGATAAGCTGCCTGAATTAAAAACAATAGCCGTAGGACATGGCCCTTTGCTTCATAATCAAGTCAATTTTTGGAAAGGAAAATATCTAGAATGGAGTAGTAATAAAAGTAAGGGAAACGAATTTGTAGCAGTATGCTATATAAGCGATTATGGGTACTGTGATCGACTAAGCCAAGCTATTTCCCATGGCATAAGTAAAGCAGATGCTCAAGTCCAATTAATTGATTTAAGATCTTCTGATCCGCAGGAATTAACAGGTTTAATTTCTGAATCAAAAGCGGTAGTTATTCCCACATGGCCAGTTGATGCGGACAATGAATTAAAAGAATCTCTTGGCACTTTGTTTGCAGCTTTAAAGCCTAAACAATTTACGGCTATTTATGATGCATTCGGAGGAAATGATGAGCCAATAGATTCTTTAGCAAGCAAGTTAAGAGAACTAAGCCAGAAAGAAGCCTTTTCGCCTTTAAGAGTTAAAAATATTCCAGATCCAATTATTTATCAACAATTCGAAGAGGCTGGAACTGACTTGGGTCAATTAATCAACAAAAAGAAAAATATTGCATCAATGAAGAGCCTTGATTCAAATTTAGATAAAGCGTTAGGTAGGTTAAGTGGAGGATTATATGTAGTTACAGCTAGTCAAGGAGAAGGGTCGACATTTAGACAAAGTGCAATGGTCGCAAGTTGGGTTAGTCAAGCAAGTTTTTCTCCACCAGGTATTACAGTAGCAGTAGCAAAAGATAGAGCTATTGAATCGTATATGCAAGTTGGAAAAGGTTTTGTTGTGAACATTTTGCGAGAAGATAACTATCAAAAAATGTTTAGACATTTTTTAAAGAGATTTGCTCCTGGAGCAGATAGATTTGCTGAGGTAGATGTAAATAGCAACATTGCAAAAGGAGGACCAGTTATATCAGATTCACTTGCTTTTTTAGATTGTAAAGTATGTTCCAGACTCGAGACTCCAGATCATTGGATAATTTACGGAATTGTAGAAAATGGTAATGTCTCTGACTTATCATGCAAAACAGCAGTGCATCATAGAAAAGTTGCTAATCACTATTAG
- the alaS gene encoding alanine--tRNA ligase, with protein MTSQLIKKIVTGDEIRNAFLKFYSEKLHKIIPSASLIPDDPTVMLTIAGMLPFKPVFLGLKERPSKRATSSQKCIRTNDIENVGVTARHHTFFEMLGNFSFGDYFKREAIQWAWELVTNIYQLSAENIIVSVFHEDGESEKIWRDEIGIHPDRIVKLGEKDNFWSSGKTGPCGPCSELYYDFYPEKGLQNIDLEDGDRFIEFYNLVFMQYNRDPNGKLTDLKFKNIDTGMGLERMAQILQKKQNNYETDLIFPIIQKTCEIANIDYFSSNDKNKISLKIIGDHTRAVVHLISDGVAASNLGRGYILRRLIRRMVRHGRLLGITNEFLPHIATVGINLMKKNYPDLKNNNDLILNEIKIEEVRFRETLERGEKLLDELISSGQKLISGFKAFELYDTYGFPLELTVEIAEENSISVDVKGFEEEMNAQKERAKAASSNIDLTLEGSLEREIDLFNKTVFNGYDSLLSEAEIKGIFLDSTLVKQASEGQKVLIVLDQTTFYGESGGQVGDIGTIFSNDVEVLVDNVIRKKNVFLHYGIIKKGILTIGQKVKTNVKSSNRAKAAANHTATHLLQSALKSIVDESVGQKGSLVAFNKLRFDFNSSKPISKDQISKIESLVNSWIMENHILEIKNMAKSEALEKGAVAMFGEKYDEEVRVVNVPGVSMELCGGTHVKTTSELGSFKIISEEGISAGVRRIEALSGQSAFDYFSDRNTLVNQLSDLLKANPNQLFERVNNLQEELFNKNKEIQKMKDEIAYFKYSSLESSAEIVNSFSILVNQIDGLDGNSLQSAALNLTSHLGKKALVILGGIPNPENRKLLFVVSLGDDAVKIGLHAGKLINEIARICSGGGGGKANFAQAGAKDIDKLSFALDYAKNHLQKTLESYSDK; from the coding sequence ATGACATCTCAACTAATTAAAAAAATAGTTACTGGAGATGAGATAAGAAATGCTTTTTTAAAATTTTATAGTGAAAAATTACATAAAATCATTCCAAGCGCATCTTTAATTCCAGATGATCCTACGGTTATGCTCACAATTGCTGGGATGCTACCTTTTAAACCAGTTTTTTTAGGTTTAAAAGAAAGACCGTCAAAAAGGGCTACATCTAGTCAAAAGTGCATCAGAACAAACGATATAGAAAACGTTGGAGTTACTGCTAGACACCACACTTTCTTTGAAATGCTTGGGAATTTCTCTTTTGGAGATTATTTTAAACGCGAGGCTATTCAATGGGCTTGGGAATTAGTTACTAATATTTATCAACTTTCTGCTGAAAATATAATTGTGAGTGTCTTTCATGAAGATGGAGAGTCTGAAAAAATTTGGAGAGATGAAATTGGTATTCATCCAGATAGGATAGTGAAACTAGGTGAGAAAGATAATTTTTGGTCTTCTGGAAAGACAGGTCCATGTGGACCTTGTTCAGAACTTTATTATGATTTTTATCCTGAAAAAGGTCTGCAGAATATTGATTTAGAAGATGGAGATCGTTTTATTGAATTTTATAATCTTGTTTTTATGCAATATAATCGCGATCCTAATGGAAAATTGACAGATTTAAAATTTAAAAATATTGATACAGGAATGGGCCTTGAAAGGATGGCTCAAATATTGCAAAAAAAGCAAAATAATTATGAGACAGATTTAATTTTTCCTATCATTCAAAAAACTTGTGAGATTGCAAATATTGATTATTTTTCTTCAAATGATAAAAACAAAATTTCTTTAAAAATTATTGGAGATCATACAAGAGCTGTTGTTCATTTAATTTCTGATGGAGTAGCAGCAAGTAATCTCGGCAGGGGTTATATCTTAAGAAGGCTTATTAGAAGAATGGTCAGACATGGGAGATTATTAGGCATAACAAATGAATTTTTACCGCATATTGCTACTGTGGGGATAAATTTAATGAAAAAAAATTATCCTGATTTAAAAAATAATAATGATTTAATTTTGAATGAGATAAAAATAGAAGAAGTACGGTTTAGGGAAACCCTTGAAAGGGGCGAGAAATTGCTAGATGAATTAATTTCTTCGGGTCAGAAATTAATTTCTGGTTTTAAAGCTTTTGAACTTTATGATACTTATGGATTTCCTCTAGAACTTACTGTAGAAATTGCTGAGGAAAATAGTATCAGTGTAGATGTAAAGGGTTTTGAAGAAGAAATGAATGCACAAAAAGAAAGAGCTAAAGCTGCTTCAAGTAATATTGATTTGACATTAGAGGGATCATTAGAGCGAGAAATAGATCTTTTTAACAAAACTGTTTTTAATGGTTATGATTCACTTCTTTCGGAAGCTGAAATAAAGGGCATATTTTTGGATTCAACATTAGTTAAGCAAGCAAGTGAAGGTCAGAAAGTTTTAATTGTTCTTGATCAGACAACTTTTTATGGAGAATCTGGCGGCCAAGTTGGTGATATTGGAACGATATTTTCAAATGATGTAGAGGTCTTAGTTGATAATGTTATTCGAAAGAAAAATGTTTTTTTACATTATGGAATAATCAAAAAAGGAATATTAACTATTGGACAAAAAGTTAAGACTAATGTTAAATCCTCTAATAGAGCTAAGGCTGCCGCAAATCATACAGCTACCCATTTATTGCAATCTGCTCTCAAATCAATTGTTGATGAAAGTGTTGGACAAAAAGGTTCATTGGTAGCTTTTAATAAATTAAGATTTGACTTTAATTCTTCTAAGCCTATTTCTAAAGATCAAATTTCTAAGATTGAGAGTCTAGTTAACTCTTGGATTATGGAAAATCATATCCTAGAAATAAAAAATATGGCTAAGAGTGAGGCTCTTGAAAAGGGTGCAGTGGCCATGTTTGGAGAAAAATATGATGAAGAAGTCCGCGTTGTTAATGTGCCAGGAGTATCAATGGAACTTTGTGGTGGCACACATGTTAAAACTACATCTGAATTAGGTTCTTTCAAAATAATAAGTGAGGAAGGAATCTCAGCCGGAGTAAGAAGAATCGAAGCATTATCTGGCCAATCAGCATTCGACTATTTCAGTGATAGAAATACTTTAGTAAATCAACTAAGTGATTTGTTAAAAGCAAATCCTAATCAACTTTTTGAAAGGGTTAATAATTTGCAAGAAGAACTTTTTAATAAGAATAAAGAGATACAAAAAATGAAAGATGAAATTGCATATTTTAAATACTCTTCATTGGAATCATCCGCAGAAATAGTAAATTCTTTTTCGATTTTAGTAAATCAGATTGATGGCTTAGATGGAAATTCTTTGCAATCTGCAGCACTTAATTTAACTTCTCATTTAGGCAAGAAAGCATTAGTGATTCTTGGGGGAATACCAAATCCAGAAAACAGAAAGTTATTATTTGTAGTTTCTTTAGGTGATGATGCGGTAAAAATAGGATTGCATGCAGGAAAATTAATTAATGAGATTGCAAGAATTTGTTCCGGAGGTGGAGGAGGGAAGGCTAACTTTGCTCAAGCAGGGGCTAAAGATATTGACAAGTTAAGTTTTGCTTTAGATTATGCTAAAAATCATTTGCAAAAAACTTTGGAAAGTTATTCTGATAAATAA
- the thiO gene encoding glycine oxidase ThiO translates to MTQETKKSILIIGGGLVGLSIAYAFSRNNFKVLVLSKNRNESAGFVAAGMLATHAEGLENELLKFGQESQSLIPKWIKSIEQDSNIKCGLKKCGIVVPFKNKEDLEEFPTYKYGKYLNHKDLQTEINGMNSIWKHGLLFEQDGQIDNRRRLMRALERACSLHGVEFQEGSEVEDLILEKNKLTGATVLCATGELKKITCEKAIICSGAWSKKIFNEIPVFPIKGQMLSIQGPTNFLKRVIFGPKTYLVPRDDGLIIVGATVEKDSKFNQGNTPNGIKELQEGICSLLPEAINWPQMEHWWGFRPCTPDLKPIIGKSKIENLFIATGHYRNGVLFSAITSDLLLKIVQNKSLKEIEKSFLEKFSLDRFEI, encoded by the coding sequence ATGACACAAGAAACAAAAAAATCAATATTAATTATTGGCGGTGGACTTGTAGGTTTATCTATTGCTTATGCATTTTCTAGAAATAACTTCAAAGTTTTAGTTTTAAGCAAAAACAGAAATGAATCAGCTGGATTTGTTGCTGCAGGAATGTTAGCTACTCATGCCGAAGGACTCGAAAATGAATTACTAAAATTTGGCCAAGAAAGTCAAAGTCTAATTCCAAAGTGGATAAAAAGTATTGAGCAAGATAGTAATATTAAATGCGGTTTAAAAAAATGTGGAATAGTAGTTCCTTTTAAAAATAAAGAAGATCTTGAAGAGTTTCCCACTTATAAATATGGTAAATATTTAAATCACAAAGATCTTCAAACAGAAATTAATGGAATGAATTCCATTTGGAAGCATGGTTTACTTTTTGAACAAGATGGTCAAATAGATAACCGAAGAAGACTGATGCGTGCTCTTGAGAGAGCATGCTCCTTGCATGGAGTTGAATTTCAAGAAGGATCAGAAGTAGAGGATTTGATATTAGAAAAAAACAAACTTACTGGTGCAACAGTTTTATGTGCCACTGGGGAACTAAAAAAAATTACTTGCGAAAAAGCAATTATATGCAGTGGTGCTTGGAGTAAAAAAATTTTTAATGAGATTCCAGTCTTTCCTATAAAGGGACAAATGCTATCAATACAAGGTCCAACAAATTTCTTGAAAAGAGTTATTTTTGGTCCAAAAACTTATCTAGTTCCTCGTGATGATGGACTTATTATAGTTGGAGCGACAGTTGAAAAAGATTCAAAATTTAATCAGGGTAATACTCCTAATGGGATAAAAGAACTGCAAGAAGGTATTTGCTCCTTATTACCAGAAGCTATTAATTGGCCACAAATGGAACATTGGTGGGGATTTAGACCTTGTACACCAGACCTTAAACCAATCATTGGAAAATCTAAAATTGAAAACCTTTTTATAGCTACAGGACATTACAGAAATGGAGTTTTATTTTCTGCAATAACAAGTGATCTTCTTTTGAAAATAGTTCAAAATAAAAGTCTCAAAGAAATAGAAAAAAGCTTTTTAGAAAAATTTAGTTTAGATAGATTTGAGATTTAA
- the speA gene encoding biosynthetic arginine decarboxylase encodes MTNFEPKKLKNIWTIEDSISTYKIDKWGDKYFSINSKGNIAVTKDIKSENKIDLFKLVKELKSREINPPLIIRFNDILKDRINALHDAFSKAIKTYKYENIYQGVFPVKCNQQKNILEKIIEFGSQWNFGLEVGSKSELLIGLALLENQNSLLICNGYKDKKYIEIATLSRKLGKNPIIVIEQPDEVKRIIEAVQELNATPLIGIRAKLSSKSSGRWGKSIGDNSKFGLSIPEIMSTIKELKEANLINEMKLLHFHIGSQISDIAVIKDALQEASQIYVELCKLGAPMQYIDVGGGLGIDFDGTKTSSNTSTNYSLQNYANDVIATIKDSCELNNIKHPTIISESGRAIISHCSVLIFNVLGTSHVSSKLQIFDKKDQQLIISNLLETFYELKKLKNKKINLSQIIELWNDAKKFKEDCLVAFRLGFLSLAERAYAEELTWACAKEISNNLNNDDINHPDLSEITETLASTYYANISIFKSIPDSWAINQIFPIVPIHRHLEEPFCKGNFADLTCDSDGKLNNFIDDGKIKSLLNLHKPEEDKDYLIGIFMTGAYQEALGNLHNLFGNTNVVHIDINQDNSYKVKNIIKEESKSEILQLLDYSSASLVESIRINTESAIDQKKLTIEEARKLIDQIEMSLRKSSYLSE; translated from the coding sequence GTGACCAATTTTGAGCCGAAAAAATTAAAAAATATTTGGACTATTGAAGATAGTATTTCGACTTACAAAATAGACAAATGGGGGGATAAATATTTTTCTATAAATTCCAAAGGAAATATAGCAGTAACTAAAGATATAAAATCTGAAAATAAGATTGATCTTTTCAAGCTTGTCAAAGAACTTAAAAGTAGAGAAATCAATCCTCCATTAATCATAAGATTTAACGATATCTTAAAAGATCGAATAAATGCACTACATGATGCTTTTTCAAAAGCAATAAAAACCTACAAATATGAAAATATCTATCAAGGCGTTTTTCCTGTCAAATGTAATCAACAAAAAAATATATTGGAAAAGATAATAGAGTTTGGTAGTCAATGGAATTTTGGGTTAGAAGTAGGAAGTAAATCAGAGCTATTAATTGGCCTTGCGCTTCTTGAAAACCAAAATTCATTATTAATATGCAACGGATATAAAGATAAAAAATATATTGAGATTGCTACTTTGTCCAGAAAACTCGGCAAAAATCCAATAATAGTTATTGAACAACCAGATGAGGTAAAAAGAATTATTGAAGCAGTTCAAGAACTTAACGCAACTCCATTGATAGGAATTAGAGCAAAGTTATCAAGTAAAAGTAGTGGTAGGTGGGGCAAATCTATTGGAGATAATTCCAAATTTGGATTATCAATCCCAGAAATTATGTCGACAATAAAAGAACTTAAAGAAGCAAATCTTATAAACGAAATGAAATTGCTCCATTTTCATATAGGAAGTCAAATAAGTGATATTGCTGTAATTAAAGACGCATTACAAGAAGCGAGTCAAATATATGTTGAACTATGTAAACTAGGTGCCCCAATGCAATATATCGACGTAGGGGGAGGATTAGGGATAGATTTTGATGGAACTAAAACCTCCTCCAACACCTCTACTAATTATTCTCTTCAAAATTATGCTAACGATGTAATTGCAACCATTAAAGATTCATGTGAATTAAATAATATCAAGCATCCAACCATAATCTCAGAAAGTGGAAGAGCAATAATTAGTCACTGTTCAGTTTTAATTTTTAATGTCTTAGGAACAAGCCATGTTAGTTCCAAACTACAAATTTTTGATAAAAAAGATCAACAATTAATCATTTCTAATTTACTTGAAACTTTCTACGAATTAAAAAAACTTAAAAATAAAAAAATAAATTTATCTCAAATAATTGAACTATGGAATGATGCAAAAAAGTTTAAAGAAGATTGCTTAGTTGCCTTTAGATTAGGATTTTTAAGTTTAGCAGAACGAGCTTATGCCGAAGAACTTACCTGGGCTTGCGCAAAAGAAATTTCTAATAACCTGAATAATGATGACATCAACCACCCTGATTTATCTGAAATTACAGAAACTCTTGCGTCAACTTATTATGCAAATATATCAATCTTTAAATCTATTCCCGATAGCTGGGCAATCAATCAAATTTTTCCAATAGTACCAATACATAGGCACTTAGAAGAGCCTTTCTGCAAAGGCAACTTTGCAGATTTAACTTGTGATTCAGATGGTAAACTAAATAATTTTATTGATGATGGAAAAATTAAATCATTACTTAATTTACATAAGCCAGAAGAAGATAAAGATTATCTAATTGGAATTTTTATGACTGGAGCCTATCAAGAAGCATTGGGAAACTTGCACAATTTATTTGGCAATACAAACGTTGTTCATATAGATATAAATCAAGATAATTCATATAAGGTCAAAAATATTATTAAAGAGGAAAGTAAATCTGAAATTTTACAGTTATTGGATTACAGTTCAGCTTCTTTGGTTGAATCTATAAGGATTAATACTGAATCAGCAATTGATCAAAAAAAATTAACTATTGAAGAGGCAAGAAAATTAATTGATCAAATCGAAATGAGTCTTAGAAAAAGTAGTTATTTATCAGAATAA